One genomic window of Bombus fervidus isolate BK054 chromosome 14, iyBomFerv1, whole genome shotgun sequence includes the following:
- the Unc-104 gene encoding kinesin family member unc-104 isoform X5: protein MSSVKVAVRVRPFNNREISREAQCIIEMSGNTTSILNPKAPPGSKDALKSFNYDYSYFSMDPNDANYSSQLMVYKDIGEEMLEHAFEGYNVCIFAYGQTGAGKSYTMMGKQEEGQEGIIPQICKDLFRKISRNSNECLKYSVEVSYMEIYCERVRDLLNPKNKGNLRVREHPLLGPYVEDLSKLAVMSYQDIHDLIDEGNKARTVAATNMNETSSRSHAVFTIFFTQQKQDSATGLVTEKVSKISLVDLAGSERADSTGAKGTRLKEGANINKSLTTLGKVISALAEIATKKKKKADFIPYRDSVLTWLLRENLGGNSKTAMIAAVSPADINYDETLSTLRYADRAKQIVCKAVVNEDANAKLIRELKEEIQKLRELLKQEGIDVQEGDEIVRATKREDDVKESRPRIPSHTTSTIAEEAVDQLQASEKLIAELNETWEEKLKRTEIIRLQREAVFAEMGVAVKEDGVTVGVFSPKKTPHLVNLNEDPLMSECLIYYIKDGFTRIGSAEANIPQDIQLCGPHILSEHCVFENHEGIITLIPKKGALIYVNGREVTESIVLKTGSRVILGKNHVFRFNHPDQVRERREKGSPAETPGNGETVDWNFAQIELLEKQGIDLKAEMEKRLLALEEQFRKEKEEADQLFEEQRKNYEARIDALQRQVEEQSMTMSMYSSYTPEDFNNIEEDIFVNPLFDAESNWTEREFQLAAWAFRKWKYHQFTSLRDDLWGNAIFLKEANAISVELKKKVQFQFTLLTDTLYSPLPSDLLPVIDDEEEEERPFPRTIVAVEVQDTKNGATHYWTLDKLRQRLELMRHVYNEDSSPSTPEAKEDIFQCLTAYSNPKFSLANLLPSRQRLELMREMYHNEAELSPTSPDFNIESITGGDPFYDRFPWFRMVGRSFVYLSNLMYPVPLIHKVAIVNEKGDVKGYLRVAVQAVVEEENSEYSSGVRQSARISFEDDLFGNQKQNKRNTLLTQTLEKNRQILLHEERVVEGHNEQKEVKDEDDIGDADSGRGDSSVSSDMKEEDLPDHLQLGSEFTFRVTVLQAMGISTEYADIFCQFNFLHRHDEAFSTEPVKNTGKGCPPGFYHVQNITVTVTKSFLEYLKTQPIVFEVFGHYQQHPLHKDAKLEYVRQPPKRMLPPSIPISQPVRSPKFGSVLPSPSTSHVHAKYDVLVWFEICELAPNGEYVPSVVDHSDDLPCRGLFLLHQGIQRRIRITIVHEPASELRWKDVRELVVGRIRNTPEPEEEDNDSSVLSLGLFPGEYLEVPGDDRCMFRFEAAWDSSLHNSALLNRVTAYGEQIFMTISAYLELENCGRPAIITKDLSMIIYGRDARVGPRSLKHLFSGSYRNQEANRLSGVYELVLRRSSEAGSPGVQRRQRRVLDTSSTYVRGEENLHGWRPRGDSLIFDHQWELEKLTRLEEVERVRHTLLLREKLGIDKVSFCNKISHDFTKSEKEVCNMMAKATNETHASPVKLKRSTSKDVYEPWEMTEREKELATKYIKLIQGRIPSKEPILLSDVSPGEDTMADMTASMISSVISSSSQESVYERASDYLEQAAGIIVWSRSKSCILRLSSPERARLQELQESILASESANQPCTIAPAPLGSSSPSKENLVLYVPEVEEIRISPVIARKGYLNVLEHKTNGWKKRWVAVRRPYVLIFREEKDPVERALINLATAQVEYSEDQLAMVKVPNTFSVVTKHRGYLLQTLGDKEVYDWLYAINPLLAGQIRSKLARKGPATNLNNASPVGLVPPIDQQSNQNK from the exons ATGTCGTCGGTAAAGGTGGCGGTGAGGGTACGGCCCTTCAACAATCGAGAGATCTCCCGTGAGGCACAATGTATCATCGAAATGTCCGGCAATACTACTT CGATATTGAATCCCAAAGCACCACCGGGCAGCAAAGATGCGCTCAAGAGCTTCAATTACGATTATTCCTATTTTTCCATGGAC CCAAACGACGCAAATTATTCTTCACAACTAATGGTCTACAAGGATATCGGCGAAGAGATGTTGGAGCATGCTTTCGAAG GTTACAACGTCTGTATATTCGCTTACGGACAGACCGGTGCTGGCAAATCGTACACCATGATGGGTAAACAAGAAGAAGGTCAAGAGGGAATAATACCTCAAATTTGCAAGGACCTCTTTAGAAAAATCAGTCGCAATTCAAATGAGTGCCTGAAGTATTCTGTTGAAGTGAGTTATATGGAAATATACTGCGAAAGGGTGCGGGATCTCTTAAATCCCAAGAACAAAGGAAACCTTCGTGTACGGGAGCATCCTCTGCTTGGACCGTACGTTGAGGACCTGTCCAAATTGGCGGTGATGTCGTATCAAGATATTCATGATCTTATCGATGAAGGGAACAAGGCAAG aaCGGTAGCAGCCACAAATATGAATGAAACATCTAGCAGATCTCATGCCGTATTTACGATATTCTTCACGCAACAAAAGCAGGATTCTGCAACAGGATTAGTGACAGAAAAAGTCAGCAAAATCTCCCTGGTCGATTTGGCGGGTTCTGAAAGAGCTGATTCTACTGGTGCAAAGGGTACGAGGTTGAAAGAAGGTgccaatattaataaaagctTGACGACCCTTGGAAAGGTCATCAGTGCCCTTGCTGAAATT GCCactaaaaagaagaaaaaggctGATTTCATCCCCTATAGAGATTCTGTTCTAACGTGGCTTTTGAGAGAAAATCTAGGAGGTAATTCTAAAACAGCAATGATTGCAGCAGTGAGTCCAGCGGACATCAATTACGATGAAACCCTCTCCACCTTACG ATACGCAGACAGAGCGAAACAAATAGTTTGCAAAGCCGTCGTCAACGAAGACGCGAACGCGAAGCTTATCAGAGAACTCAAAGAAGAGATTCAAAAGTTACGGGAATTGCTGAAACAAGAGGGTATTGATGTGCAAGAAG GGGATGAAATCGTCCGAGCAACCAAACGCGAGGACGATGTGAAGGAAAGTCGGCCCAGAATCCCGTCTCATACCACATCGACTATCGCTGAAGAAGCAGTGGATCAATTACAAGCTTCAGAAAAACTTATAGCcg AATTGAATGAAACATGGGAAGAGAAGCTAAAACGAACCGAGATAATTCGTTTACAACGCGAGGCGGTGTTCGCCGAAATGGGGGTTGCTGTGAAAGAGGATGGAGTCACGGTTGGTGTATTCTCTCCAAAAAAAACTCCTCACTTGGTGAATCTGAATGAGGATCCGCTCATGTCCGAGTGTTTGATTTACTACATCAAGGATGGCTTCACACGTATCGGTAGCGCCGAAGCTAACATACCGCAAGATATACAGTTATGTGGTCCTCACATACTGAGCGAGCACTGCGTCTTCGAGAATCACGAGGGTATTATTACCCTGATTCCGAAGAAAGGAGCTTTAATTTACGTGAATGGACGTGAGGTCACTGAATCGATCGTTCTGAAGACCGGATCTCGCGTCATCTTAGGAAAGAATCATGTGTTCAGATTCAATCATCCTGATCAGG TCCGTGAACGAAGAGAGAAGGGATCTCCTGCAGAAACTCCTGGAAATGGAGAAACAGTCGACTGGAACTTTGCACAGATCGAATTGCTAGAAAAACAAGGAATTGATCTAAAAGCTGAGATGGAGAAGAGATTATTAGCTTTGGAAGAACAATTTcgtaaagagaaagaagaggcgGACCAATTGTTCGAAGAACAAAGAAAG AACTACGAGGCTCGAATAGACGCACTGCAACGACAGGTTGAGGAACAAAGTATGACGATGTCAATGTACAGCAGTTATACCCCCGAAGACTTTAACAATATCGAGGAAGATATTTTCG TCAACCCCTTGTTTGACGCAGAGAGCAACTGGACCGAGAGAGAGTTCCAACTGGCCGCTTGGGCCTTCCGCAAGTGGAAATATCATCAATTCACAAGTCTTCGGGATGATCTATGGGGCAACGCTATATTCCTCAAAGAAGCTAACGCTATTTCTGTCGAACTCAAAAAGAAG GTACAATTCCAGTTTACCTTGCTCACGGATACGCTTTATTCGCCACTTCCTTCGGATCTCTTGCCTGTCATTGACgacgaggaagaggaggaaagaCCATTCCCGCGTACCATAGTTGCTGTAGAAGTTCAAGACACGAAGAATGGCGCGACACATTACTGGACACTCGATAAACTTAG ACAGCGCTTGGAGTTGATGCGACACGTGTACAACGAGGACTCGAGCCCCAGCACTCCGGAGGCCAAAGAGGATATTTTCCAATGTCTAACCGCCTACTCTAATCCGAAGTTCTCGCTCGCAAATCTTTTGCCTTCGAG ACAAAGACTTGAACTGATGCGAGAAATGTATCATAATGAGGCAGAATTGTCGCCGACATCCCCAGATTTCAATATCGAATCCATCACTGGAGGTGATCCATTCTACGACCGTTTTCCCTGGTTCCGAATGGTTGGCAG GTCTTTCGTATATCTAAGCAATCTTATGTATCCCGTACCATTGATACACAAAGTAGCGATAGTAAACGAAAAGGGAGACGTAAAAGGCTACTTGCGTGTAGCTGTGCAAGCTGTTGTTG AAGAGGAAAACAGTGAATACTCAAGTGGCGTCAGACAGTCAGCTAGAATTTCTTTCGAGGATGACTTGTTTGGAAATCAAAAGCAGAACAAACGCAACACTCTGTTAACTCAGACTCTTGAGAAGAACCGACAAATTCTGTTACACGAGGAACGTGTCGTAGAAGGCCACAACGAGCAAAAGGAGGTGAAAGACGAAGACGATATCGGCGATGCAGACAGTGGCAGAGGGGATAGCTCAGTTTCCAGCGACATGAAGGAAGAGGATCTACCGGATCATTTGCAACTTGGCTCTGAATTCACATTCAGGGTTACCGTGCTACAGGCCATGGGCATTTCCACCGAATATGCTGACATTTTTTGCCAATTCAA TTTCTTGCATCGACACGATGAAGCATTTTCAACTGAGCCAGTAAAAAATACAGGAAAAGGATGTCCTCCTGGATTTTATCACGTACAAAAT ATCACGGTGACAGTAACAAAATCATTCTTGGAATATCTAAAAACTCAGCCAATCGTTTTCGAAGTTTTTGGACACTATCAGCAACATCCTCTGCATAAAGATGCAAAACTGGAATA CGTAAGACAACCACCGAAGAGAATGCTTCCGCCATCTATACCTATCAGTCAACCCGTACGTTCACCGAAATTCGGCAGTGTTTTACCATCTCCGAGCACGTCGCACGTGCATGCGAAATACGATGTATTAGTTTGGTTTGAGATTTGCGAGTTAGCGCCGAACGGTGAATACGTACCATCCGTGGTCGATCATAGCGACGATCTACCGTGTCGTGGATTATTTTTGCTCCATCAGGGAATCCAGCGTCGGATTCGAATTACTATTGTACACGAACCAGCGTCTGAGCTGCGATGGAAAGATGTGAGAGAGTTGGTTGTCGGACGTATTAGAAACACGCCAGAACCGGAAGAAGAGGACAATGATTCGTCGGTGCTTTCATTAGGGCTTTTCCCTGGCGAATATCTAGAAGTACCTGGTGATGATAGATGCATGTTCAGATTCGAGGCAGCGTGGGATAGTTCTCTTCATAATTCGGCCTTGCTCAATAGAGTTACAGCTTACGGAGAACAAATCTTCATGACAATTTCTGCTTACCTCGAG TTGGAGAATTGTGGAAGACCAGCGATCATCACGAAAGACTTGAGTATGATCATTTATGGCAGAGACGCCAGAGTAGGGCCACGTTCTCTGAAGCATCTATTCAGCGGAAGCTACCGCAATCAAGAAGCAAACAGACTCAGTGGTGTTTACGAGCTGGTTTTGCGTCGTTCTTCGGAAGCAGGTAGCCCAG GCGTTCAGAGGAGACAACGGCGTGTATTGGACACCAGTTCTACGTATGTTAGAGGAGAGGAGAATCTTCACGGATGGAGACCACGGGGAGATAGCTTAATATTCGATCACCAATGggagttagaaaaattaacaagATTAGAAGAAGTGGAAAGAGTAAGACACACACTATTATTACGAGAAAAGCTCGGTATCGACAAAGTGTCATTCTGCAATAAAATATCTCATGATTTCACAAAGAGTGAGAAG GAGGTCTGCAACATGATGGCGAAAGCGACGAATGAAACGCATGCCAGTCCGGTGAAATTGAAGCGTTCAACTAGTAAAGACGTTTACGAGCCTTGGGAGATGaccgaaagagaaaaagaactaGCCACGAAGTATATCAAACTTATTCAAGGTCGCATTCCAAGCAAAGAACCCATTCTATTGTCCGACGTTTCACCCGGAGAAGACACTATGGCCGATATGACGGCATCTATGATATCTTCGGTGATATCATCCTCGTCCCAAGAGTCAGTATACGAGAGAGCTAGTGATTACTTAGAGCAG GCTGCTGGTATAATAGTATGGAGCAGATCTAAGTCGTGCATCCTTAGGTTAAGTTCACCGGAGAGAGCTAGACTGCAGGAACTGCAGGAGAGTATATTAGCCAGTGAATCCGCTAATCAACCGTGTACAATTGCACCGGCTCCATTGGGTTCATCTTCCCCATCAAAGGAGAATTTGGTACTCTACGTGCCGGAAGTCGAAGAAATTCGCATCAGTCCGGTTATTGCCAGAAAAGGATACCTAAATGTTCTCGAACACAAGACTAATGGTTGGAAGAAACGTTGGGTG GCTGTACGACGACCATACGTTTTAATCTTTCGGGAAGAAAAAGACCCAGTGGAGAGAGCTCTCATTAATTTAGCTACTGCTCAAGTTGAATATTCTGAAGATCAATTAGCTATGGTGAAAGTACCAAATACTTTCAG CGTCGTTACAAAACATCGAGGATATTTGTTGCAAACTTTAGGAGATAAGGAGGTTTATGACTGGCTGTACGCTATTAATCCTCTTCTTGCTGGTCAAATCAG GTCAAAACTAGCACGCAAGGGGCCAGCTACGAATCTGAATAACGCTTCGCCTGTTGGTCTAGTCCCGCCCATAGATCAACAGTCGAACCAAAATAAGTGA
- the Unc-104 gene encoding kinesin family member unc-104 isoform X7: MSSVKVAVRVRPFNNREISREAQCIIEMSGNTTSILNPKAPPGSKDALKSFNYDYSYFSMDPNDANYSSQLMVYKDIGEEMLEHAFEGYNVCIFAYGQTGAGKSYTMMGKQEEGQEGIIPQICKDLFRKISRNSNECLKYSVEVSYMEIYCERVRDLLNPKNKGNLRVREHPLLGPYVEDLSKLAVMSYQDIHDLIDEGNKARTVAATNMNETSSRSHAVFTIFFTQQKQDSATGLVTEKVSKISLVDLAGSERADSTGAKGTRLKEGANINKSLTTLGKVISALAEIATKKKKKADFIPYRDSVLTWLLRENLGGNSKTAMIAAVSPADINYDETLSTLRYADRAKQIVCKAVVNEDANAKLIRELKEEIQKLRELLKQEGIDVQEGPDGKVTYEKKESRDEIVRATKREDDVKESRPRIPSHTTSTIAEEAVDQLQASEKLIAELNETWEEKLKRTEIIRLQREAVFAEMGVAVKEDGVTVGVFSPKKTPHLVNLNEDPLMSECLIYYIKDGFTRIGSAEANIPQDIQLCGPHILSEHCVFENHEGIITLIPKKGALIYVNGREVTESIVLKTGSRVILGKNHVFRFNHPDQVRERREKGSPAETPGNGETVDWNFAQIELLEKQGIDLKAEMEKRLLALEEQFRKEKEEADQLFEEQRKNYEARIDALQRQVEEQSMTMSMYSSYTPEDFNNIEEDIFVNPLFDAESNWTEREFQLAAWAFRKWKYHQFTSLRDDLWGNAIFLKEANAISVELKKKVQFQFTLLTDTLYSPLPSDLLPVIDDEEEEERPFPRTIVAVEVQDTKNGATHYWTLDKLRQRLELMREMYHNEAELSPTSPDFNIESITGGDPFYDRFPWFRMVGRSFVYLSNLMYPVPLIHKVAIVNEKGDVKGYLRVAVQAVVEEENSEYSSGVRQSARISFEDDLFGNQKQNKRNTLLTQTLEKNRQILLHEERVVEGHNEQKEVKDEDDIGDADSGRGDSSVSSDMKEEDLPDHLQLGSEFTFRVTVLQAMGISTEYADIFCQFNFLHRHDEAFSTEPVKNTGKGCPPGFYHVQNITVTVTKSFLEYLKTQPIVFEVFGHYQQHPLHKDAKLEYVRQPPKRMLPPSIPISQPVRSPKFGSVLPSPSTSHVHAKYDVLVWFEICELAPNGEYVPSVVDHSDDLPCRGLFLLHQGIQRRIRITIVHEPASELRWKDVRELVVGRIRNTPEPEEEDNDSSVLSLGLFPGEYLEVPGDDRCMFRFEAAWDSSLHNSALLNRVTAYGEQIFMTISAYLELENCGRPAIITKDLSMIIYGRDARVGPRSLKHLFSGSYRNQEANRLSGVYELVLRRSSEAGSPGVQRRQRRVLDTSSTYVRGEENLHGWRPRGDSLIFDHQWELEKLTRLEEVERVRHTLLLREKLGIDKVSFCNKISHDFTKSEKEVCNMMAKATNETHASPVKLKRSTSKDVYEPWEMTEREKELATKYIKLIQGRIPSKEPILLSDVSPGEDTMADMTASMISSVISSSSQESVYERASDYLEQAAGIIVWSRSKSCILRLSSPERARLQELQESILASESANQPCTIAPAPLGSSSPSKENLVLYVPEVEEIRISPVIARKGYLNVLEHKTNGWKKRWVAVRRPYVLIFREEKDPVERALINLATAQVEYSEDQLAMVKVPNTFSVVTKHRGYLLQTLGDKEVYDWLYAINPLLAGQIRSKLARKGPATNLNNASPVGLVPPIDQQSNQNK, translated from the exons ATGTCGTCGGTAAAGGTGGCGGTGAGGGTACGGCCCTTCAACAATCGAGAGATCTCCCGTGAGGCACAATGTATCATCGAAATGTCCGGCAATACTACTT CGATATTGAATCCCAAAGCACCACCGGGCAGCAAAGATGCGCTCAAGAGCTTCAATTACGATTATTCCTATTTTTCCATGGAC CCAAACGACGCAAATTATTCTTCACAACTAATGGTCTACAAGGATATCGGCGAAGAGATGTTGGAGCATGCTTTCGAAG GTTACAACGTCTGTATATTCGCTTACGGACAGACCGGTGCTGGCAAATCGTACACCATGATGGGTAAACAAGAAGAAGGTCAAGAGGGAATAATACCTCAAATTTGCAAGGACCTCTTTAGAAAAATCAGTCGCAATTCAAATGAGTGCCTGAAGTATTCTGTTGAAGTGAGTTATATGGAAATATACTGCGAAAGGGTGCGGGATCTCTTAAATCCCAAGAACAAAGGAAACCTTCGTGTACGGGAGCATCCTCTGCTTGGACCGTACGTTGAGGACCTGTCCAAATTGGCGGTGATGTCGTATCAAGATATTCATGATCTTATCGATGAAGGGAACAAGGCAAG aaCGGTAGCAGCCACAAATATGAATGAAACATCTAGCAGATCTCATGCCGTATTTACGATATTCTTCACGCAACAAAAGCAGGATTCTGCAACAGGATTAGTGACAGAAAAAGTCAGCAAAATCTCCCTGGTCGATTTGGCGGGTTCTGAAAGAGCTGATTCTACTGGTGCAAAGGGTACGAGGTTGAAAGAAGGTgccaatattaataaaagctTGACGACCCTTGGAAAGGTCATCAGTGCCCTTGCTGAAATT GCCactaaaaagaagaaaaaggctGATTTCATCCCCTATAGAGATTCTGTTCTAACGTGGCTTTTGAGAGAAAATCTAGGAGGTAATTCTAAAACAGCAATGATTGCAGCAGTGAGTCCAGCGGACATCAATTACGATGAAACCCTCTCCACCTTACG ATACGCAGACAGAGCGAAACAAATAGTTTGCAAAGCCGTCGTCAACGAAGACGCGAACGCGAAGCTTATCAGAGAACTCAAAGAAGAGATTCAAAAGTTACGGGAATTGCTGAAACAAGAGGGTATTGATGTGCAAGAAG GGCCAGATGGTAAAGTCAcatatgaaaagaaagaatcta GGGATGAAATCGTCCGAGCAACCAAACGCGAGGACGATGTGAAGGAAAGTCGGCCCAGAATCCCGTCTCATACCACATCGACTATCGCTGAAGAAGCAGTGGATCAATTACAAGCTTCAGAAAAACTTATAGCcg AATTGAATGAAACATGGGAAGAGAAGCTAAAACGAACCGAGATAATTCGTTTACAACGCGAGGCGGTGTTCGCCGAAATGGGGGTTGCTGTGAAAGAGGATGGAGTCACGGTTGGTGTATTCTCTCCAAAAAAAACTCCTCACTTGGTGAATCTGAATGAGGATCCGCTCATGTCCGAGTGTTTGATTTACTACATCAAGGATGGCTTCACACGTATCGGTAGCGCCGAAGCTAACATACCGCAAGATATACAGTTATGTGGTCCTCACATACTGAGCGAGCACTGCGTCTTCGAGAATCACGAGGGTATTATTACCCTGATTCCGAAGAAAGGAGCTTTAATTTACGTGAATGGACGTGAGGTCACTGAATCGATCGTTCTGAAGACCGGATCTCGCGTCATCTTAGGAAAGAATCATGTGTTCAGATTCAATCATCCTGATCAGG TCCGTGAACGAAGAGAGAAGGGATCTCCTGCAGAAACTCCTGGAAATGGAGAAACAGTCGACTGGAACTTTGCACAGATCGAATTGCTAGAAAAACAAGGAATTGATCTAAAAGCTGAGATGGAGAAGAGATTATTAGCTTTGGAAGAACAATTTcgtaaagagaaagaagaggcgGACCAATTGTTCGAAGAACAAAGAAAG AACTACGAGGCTCGAATAGACGCACTGCAACGACAGGTTGAGGAACAAAGTATGACGATGTCAATGTACAGCAGTTATACCCCCGAAGACTTTAACAATATCGAGGAAGATATTTTCG TCAACCCCTTGTTTGACGCAGAGAGCAACTGGACCGAGAGAGAGTTCCAACTGGCCGCTTGGGCCTTCCGCAAGTGGAAATATCATCAATTCACAAGTCTTCGGGATGATCTATGGGGCAACGCTATATTCCTCAAAGAAGCTAACGCTATTTCTGTCGAACTCAAAAAGAAG GTACAATTCCAGTTTACCTTGCTCACGGATACGCTTTATTCGCCACTTCCTTCGGATCTCTTGCCTGTCATTGACgacgaggaagaggaggaaagaCCATTCCCGCGTACCATAGTTGCTGTAGAAGTTCAAGACACGAAGAATGGCGCGACACATTACTGGACACTCGATAAACTTAG ACAAAGACTTGAACTGATGCGAGAAATGTATCATAATGAGGCAGAATTGTCGCCGACATCCCCAGATTTCAATATCGAATCCATCACTGGAGGTGATCCATTCTACGACCGTTTTCCCTGGTTCCGAATGGTTGGCAG GTCTTTCGTATATCTAAGCAATCTTATGTATCCCGTACCATTGATACACAAAGTAGCGATAGTAAACGAAAAGGGAGACGTAAAAGGCTACTTGCGTGTAGCTGTGCAAGCTGTTGTTG AAGAGGAAAACAGTGAATACTCAAGTGGCGTCAGACAGTCAGCTAGAATTTCTTTCGAGGATGACTTGTTTGGAAATCAAAAGCAGAACAAACGCAACACTCTGTTAACTCAGACTCTTGAGAAGAACCGACAAATTCTGTTACACGAGGAACGTGTCGTAGAAGGCCACAACGAGCAAAAGGAGGTGAAAGACGAAGACGATATCGGCGATGCAGACAGTGGCAGAGGGGATAGCTCAGTTTCCAGCGACATGAAGGAAGAGGATCTACCGGATCATTTGCAACTTGGCTCTGAATTCACATTCAGGGTTACCGTGCTACAGGCCATGGGCATTTCCACCGAATATGCTGACATTTTTTGCCAATTCAA TTTCTTGCATCGACACGATGAAGCATTTTCAACTGAGCCAGTAAAAAATACAGGAAAAGGATGTCCTCCTGGATTTTATCACGTACAAAAT ATCACGGTGACAGTAACAAAATCATTCTTGGAATATCTAAAAACTCAGCCAATCGTTTTCGAAGTTTTTGGACACTATCAGCAACATCCTCTGCATAAAGATGCAAAACTGGAATA CGTAAGACAACCACCGAAGAGAATGCTTCCGCCATCTATACCTATCAGTCAACCCGTACGTTCACCGAAATTCGGCAGTGTTTTACCATCTCCGAGCACGTCGCACGTGCATGCGAAATACGATGTATTAGTTTGGTTTGAGATTTGCGAGTTAGCGCCGAACGGTGAATACGTACCATCCGTGGTCGATCATAGCGACGATCTACCGTGTCGTGGATTATTTTTGCTCCATCAGGGAATCCAGCGTCGGATTCGAATTACTATTGTACACGAACCAGCGTCTGAGCTGCGATGGAAAGATGTGAGAGAGTTGGTTGTCGGACGTATTAGAAACACGCCAGAACCGGAAGAAGAGGACAATGATTCGTCGGTGCTTTCATTAGGGCTTTTCCCTGGCGAATATCTAGAAGTACCTGGTGATGATAGATGCATGTTCAGATTCGAGGCAGCGTGGGATAGTTCTCTTCATAATTCGGCCTTGCTCAATAGAGTTACAGCTTACGGAGAACAAATCTTCATGACAATTTCTGCTTACCTCGAG TTGGAGAATTGTGGAAGACCAGCGATCATCACGAAAGACTTGAGTATGATCATTTATGGCAGAGACGCCAGAGTAGGGCCACGTTCTCTGAAGCATCTATTCAGCGGAAGCTACCGCAATCAAGAAGCAAACAGACTCAGTGGTGTTTACGAGCTGGTTTTGCGTCGTTCTTCGGAAGCAGGTAGCCCAG GCGTTCAGAGGAGACAACGGCGTGTATTGGACACCAGTTCTACGTATGTTAGAGGAGAGGAGAATCTTCACGGATGGAGACCACGGGGAGATAGCTTAATATTCGATCACCAATGggagttagaaaaattaacaagATTAGAAGAAGTGGAAAGAGTAAGACACACACTATTATTACGAGAAAAGCTCGGTATCGACAAAGTGTCATTCTGCAATAAAATATCTCATGATTTCACAAAGAGTGAGAAG GAGGTCTGCAACATGATGGCGAAAGCGACGAATGAAACGCATGCCAGTCCGGTGAAATTGAAGCGTTCAACTAGTAAAGACGTTTACGAGCCTTGGGAGATGaccgaaagagaaaaagaactaGCCACGAAGTATATCAAACTTATTCAAGGTCGCATTCCAAGCAAAGAACCCATTCTATTGTCCGACGTTTCACCCGGAGAAGACACTATGGCCGATATGACGGCATCTATGATATCTTCGGTGATATCATCCTCGTCCCAAGAGTCAGTATACGAGAGAGCTAGTGATTACTTAGAGCAG GCTGCTGGTATAATAGTATGGAGCAGATCTAAGTCGTGCATCCTTAGGTTAAGTTCACCGGAGAGAGCTAGACTGCAGGAACTGCAGGAGAGTATATTAGCCAGTGAATCCGCTAATCAACCGTGTACAATTGCACCGGCTCCATTGGGTTCATCTTCCCCATCAAAGGAGAATTTGGTACTCTACGTGCCGGAAGTCGAAGAAATTCGCATCAGTCCGGTTATTGCCAGAAAAGGATACCTAAATGTTCTCGAACACAAGACTAATGGTTGGAAGAAACGTTGGGTG GCTGTACGACGACCATACGTTTTAATCTTTCGGGAAGAAAAAGACCCAGTGGAGAGAGCTCTCATTAATTTAGCTACTGCTCAAGTTGAATATTCTGAAGATCAATTAGCTATGGTGAAAGTACCAAATACTTTCAG CGTCGTTACAAAACATCGAGGATATTTGTTGCAAACTTTAGGAGATAAGGAGGTTTATGACTGGCTGTACGCTATTAATCCTCTTCTTGCTGGTCAAATCAG GTCAAAACTAGCACGCAAGGGGCCAGCTACGAATCTGAATAACGCTTCGCCTGTTGGTCTAGTCCCGCCCATAGATCAACAGTCGAACCAAAATAAGTGA